Within the Bacillus pumilus genome, the region GGCTCAAATGAAGCAATTTTTAGACACAACTGGTGGCCTATGGTTCCAAGGGAAATTGGCAAACAAAGCGGTAAGTGCAATGACATCTGCACAAAACCCAAATGGTGGGCAGGAGCAGACCATTCTTAGTCTTTACACAACAATGTTCCACTGGGGAGCGATTATTGCCGCTCCTGGTTACACAGATGACTCATTGTATGGTGCAGGGGGTAACCCATACGGCGTGAGTGTCACTGTTGACCAAAACGGAAAGATCCAAGAGGATGCAGAAGCTGCTGCAAAACATCAAGCAAAACGTACGGTCAATGTAGCAGAATGGATCAAAAAGGGTCAAAACGCTTAATGAATGAATACAAAAAGAATGCAGCCTAGGCGCTGCATTCTTTTTTATTTAATAAGGATCTGATGGTGTGCTGTTGTTAATCGCATCATCCACGGCTTG harbors:
- the wrbA gene encoding NAD(P)H:quinone oxidoreductase, with amino-acid sequence MENVKLAVIYYSSTGTNYQMAKWAEAGAKEAGAEVKVLKVAELAPEAVVASNPAWKAHLDETKDIPEVQLSDLEWADAIIFSMPTRFGNLPAQMKQFLDTTGGLWFQGKLANKAVSAMTSAQNPNGGQEQTILSLYTTMFHWGAIIAAPGYTDDSLYGAGGNPYGVSVTVDQNGKIQEDAEAAAKHQAKRTVNVAEWIKKGQNA